Within the Sulfitobacter sp. JL08 genome, the region GACTGGCATTGAGAGCGGCCTTTTCCAAAGATTGGTAAATCTTCATTACCAATCGCCCGAATTTTTGGCAACGCGACAAATGCACTTGAAGGTAGTGCGAAGTCGTACTATATAGTGCGATATCGTATTAAATGGAGTGCTTGATCATGATCCTGTCCCGTCGAAAAACACTGGCCCTTATCGGAGGTGGATCCCTGCTGGCCGCAACCGGCGCCGCCGGTTTCGCAATCACCCGAACCCCAAAGGATGCGGTTGCGCCATGGGCCGCCGCCGGGCAGTACACCGATCCGCGCAAACGCGCGTTAAGCTATGCCATTCTGGCGCCGAACCCGCATAACATGCAGCCCTGGATCGTGGATCTGGACACACCGGATCAGGCAACCCTTTATGTCGATACGGACAGGTTGTTACCCCACACCGATCCGTTCAGCCGCCAGATTGTCATCGGGCTGGGCTGTTTTCTGGAACTGCTGGCGCTTTCGGCGGCGCAAGACGGATACCGCGTGCATTTCGATCTGTTCCCCGAAGGAACAGAGGCCGACAGCCTTGATCGCCGCCCGGTTGCCATCGCCCGTTTTGTGCCTGACACGTCGCTGGCGGAACCGGACCTGTTTGCCCAGATACTGCACCGCCGGTCTGTGAAAGAACCCTATGACACCGCGCGCCCGGTATCAGACGAAGTGCTGGCGACACTGCGCAAGTCGGTTTGCGCAACGACGGGTGTAGAAACCACAAACGACACCGCGCGGGTTGCGCAATTGCGCGATCTGACGGCCAACGCCTTCCTGAAAGAGTTCGAAACGCCCTCGGCCTACCGGGAAAGCGTCGATCTGTTCCGGATCGGCCACCGCGAAGTGAATGCAAACCCGGACGGTCTGGATTTTTCCGGTCCGATGTTCGAAGCGCTGCATCTGACCGGCCTGTTCACCCGCGAAGGATCACTGGACCGCGCGGGGTATTCCTATACGTCTGCGGTTCAAATGGTGCAGGATGTGGCGCGCACGGGCATGGCCTATATCTGGCAGGTAACGGCGACAAACACGCGCAATGATCAGATTGCCGCCGGTCGCGACTGGGTGCGCCTGAACCTTGCCGCCACAACGGTGGGGCTGGATGTTCAACCGATAAGCCAGGCCCTTCAGGAATACCCCGAAATGGCTGCTTGGTATGATGCGGTGCATTTGCAACTGGCGCCGGATGGCGGCACTGTGCAAATGTTGGGCAGACTGGGCTACGGGCCAAGTGTCGGGCACAGCCCGCGCTGGCCGCTGGAGGCAAAGATACGCAATGGATGAACAGGATGCCGGCGCCTATTTTGCGCTGTTCAATGAAATCGGCATTATCGAACAGATCAGCCGAACCTTTCTTGAGGCGCGTCTGCCGGAAGGGTTGCTGGCCTCGCATTTCGGAGTGGTCAACCACCTGATACGGGTTGCGGACGGCCAGACGCCGCTGGTTCTGGCCAATGCGTTTCAGGTACCCAAGACGACGATGACACATACGCTGGCGGGTCTGGAAAAACATGGGTTGGTCGAAATGCGCCCCAATCCCGATGACAAACGATCAAAGCAGGTCTGGCTGACGCCGAAAGGGCGCAGTTTTCGCGATGAAACGATCAAACGGATGGTGCCGCTGTTTCAGGAACTGGCGCAGGACATTCCGCCCGACAGAATTGCGGCCCTTTTGCCACTGTTGCAAGAGGTGCGCACCAGCATAGATGCCTTGCGCGACCGTGTATCCTAGGCCCGGTGCGCCCCGTCCGACAGGGTTTTGACAAAGGCCAGAACCTGTTGTGGTGTTTCACCCGCCCCGATTTTTGCAACTATCGCCGACCCTACAACCGCCCCGTCCGCCACGGACGCGATCGCCTGTGATTTTTCGGGCGTGTTGATGCCGAACCCGACAATGACCGGCAGATCTGTGGCCGATTTGATCCGCGCCACTTCCGGCCCGACATCGGTGGCCGATGCCTCGGCTGCGCCGGTGATACCGGTTATCGACACGTAATAGACAAAACCGGATGTGTTTTGCAGCACGCGGGGCAGGCGTTTATCATCGGTTGTTGGGGTGGCCAGACGGATAAAGTTCAACCCCGCCTTTTGTGCCGGAATGCACAGTTCCGCATCTTCTTCGGGGGGCAGATCGACAATGATCAGACCGTCAATGCCGGCGGCTTTGGCGTCTTTCAGAAAGGTTTCGACACCGCGACTGTAGATCGGGTTGTAATAGCCCATCAGCACAATCGGGGTTGTATCGTCCTGTTCGCGAAACGCCGCCGCCATATCCAGCGTCTTCTGCAATGTCATGCCGCCTTCCAGCGCGCGCTGACCGGCCAACTGGATGGTAGGCCCGTCTGCCATCGGATCGGTAAAGGGCAACCCCAGTTCGATAACATCCACCCCTGCGGCGGGCAGGCCGCGCACCACCTCAAGCGATGTGTCGTAATCGGGATCGCCCGCCATCACATAGGCGACAAACGCCTTTTTTCCGGCAGCAGCAAGTTCGGCGAATTTGGCATCTATACGGGTCATGATCAGGCCTTTTGAAACAGTCGTTTTGCAATGCACAAAGACTGCGGGAAAATCAATGCTCGGGCGCGAAAACTCTTGCAAAGAGTTTTGACGCAGCGTTTGGAAAAAATCCCGCGGCGCGGCGTGGCTTGCGCCCGTCGGGTCTGCGCACTAGAAGCGGCCAACTGCTATCAAGGAGAGCGTAATGGGCTTTAAAATGGGGATCGTCGGGCTGCCGAATGTCGGCAAATCCACGCTGTTTAACGCGCTGACCCGCACCGCGGCGGCGCAGGCGGCGAATTTTCCGTTCTGTACGATCGAACCCAATGTCGGTGAAGTGGGTGTGCCCGATGATCGGCTGGACAAACTGGCCGCGATTGCGAAATCCAAACAGATCATCCCAACGCGCATGACATTCGTCGATATTGCCGGTCTGGTCAAAGGCGCATCCAAGGGCGAGGGGCTGGGCAACCAGTTTCTGGCCAACATCCGCGAAGTGGATGCCATTGCCCATGTACTGCGCTGTTTTGAAGACGGCGATGTAACCCATGTGGAAGGGCGTGTTGATCCGGTATCGGACGCGGAAACCATCGAAACCGAACTGATGCTGGCCGATATCGAAAGCATCGAAAAGCGGCTTCAGGGGCTGGTGCGCAAGGTTCGGGGTGGCGACAAAGAGGCCGTGGCGCAGGAGCGTCTTTTGAAAATGGCGCTGGAGGCGCTGGAAAACGGACACCCCGCGCGCACGGTGTCCGTGGATGCCGAAGACGCCAAGGCATGGAAAATGCTACAGCTTCTGACGGCCAAGCCGGTACTATATGTCTGCAACGTGGGCGAAGCGGATGCGGCAGAGGGCAACGCGCATTCCGCCGCCGTTGCCGAGATGGCGGCAGCGCAGGGCAACGCCCACGTGATTATCTCGGCCCAGATCGAGGAAGAAATCAGCCAGCTTGATCCCGAAGAGGCCGAGATGTTTCTGACGGAAATGGGTTTGAAAGAGGCCGGGCTGGATCGGTTGATCCGCGCTGGCTATGACCTGTTGCATCTGGAAACCTATTTTACCGTTGGCCCGAAAGAGGCCCGCGCCTGGACCATCAGACAGGGCACTTCCGCGCCACAGGCCGCCGGTGTGATCCACGGCGATTTCGAACGCGGATTTATCCGCGCCGAAACCATCGCCTATGACGATTTTGTCGCGCTGGGGGGCGAACAGGCCGCCAAGGAAGCGGGCAAGATGCGCGCCGAGGGCAAGACCTATATCGTCAAGGACGGTGACGTCCTGCATTTCCTGTTCAACACCTGATCGGGGTGTTTCTATTGCGGAAGCGGGCGTTTAGCGCCGCCCGCTTTCACATTCAAAGGTTGG harbors:
- a CDS encoding MarR family winged helix-turn-helix transcriptional regulator, producing the protein MDEQDAGAYFALFNEIGIIEQISRTFLEARLPEGLLASHFGVVNHLIRVADGQTPLVLANAFQVPKTTMTHTLAGLEKHGLVEMRPNPDDKRSKQVWLTPKGRSFRDETIKRMVPLFQELAQDIPPDRIAALLPLLQEVRTSIDALRDRVS
- a CDS encoding Acg family FMN-binding oxidoreductase — its product is MILSRRKTLALIGGGSLLAATGAAGFAITRTPKDAVAPWAAAGQYTDPRKRALSYAILAPNPHNMQPWIVDLDTPDQATLYVDTDRLLPHTDPFSRQIVIGLGCFLELLALSAAQDGYRVHFDLFPEGTEADSLDRRPVAIARFVPDTSLAEPDLFAQILHRRSVKEPYDTARPVSDEVLATLRKSVCATTGVETTNDTARVAQLRDLTANAFLKEFETPSAYRESVDLFRIGHREVNANPDGLDFSGPMFEALHLTGLFTREGSLDRAGYSYTSAVQMVQDVARTGMAYIWQVTATNTRNDQIAAGRDWVRLNLAATTVGLDVQPISQALQEYPEMAAWYDAVHLQLAPDGGTVQMLGRLGYGPSVGHSPRWPLEAKIRNG
- the trpA gene encoding tryptophan synthase subunit alpha, giving the protein MTRIDAKFAELAAAGKKAFVAYVMAGDPDYDTSLEVVRGLPAAGVDVIELGLPFTDPMADGPTIQLAGQRALEGGMTLQKTLDMAAAFREQDDTTPIVLMGYYNPIYSRGVETFLKDAKAAGIDGLIIVDLPPEEDAELCIPAQKAGLNFIRLATPTTDDKRLPRVLQNTSGFVYYVSITGITGAAEASATDVGPEVARIKSATDLPVIVGFGINTPEKSQAIASVADGAVVGSAIVAKIGAGETPQQVLAFVKTLSDGAHRA
- the ychF gene encoding redox-regulated ATPase YchF: MGFKMGIVGLPNVGKSTLFNALTRTAAAQAANFPFCTIEPNVGEVGVPDDRLDKLAAIAKSKQIIPTRMTFVDIAGLVKGASKGEGLGNQFLANIREVDAIAHVLRCFEDGDVTHVEGRVDPVSDAETIETELMLADIESIEKRLQGLVRKVRGGDKEAVAQERLLKMALEALENGHPARTVSVDAEDAKAWKMLQLLTAKPVLYVCNVGEADAAEGNAHSAAVAEMAAAQGNAHVIISAQIEEEISQLDPEEAEMFLTEMGLKEAGLDRLIRAGYDLLHLETYFTVGPKEARAWTIRQGTSAPQAAGVIHGDFERGFIRAETIAYDDFVALGGEQAAKEAGKMRAEGKTYIVKDGDVLHFLFNT